A single region of the Epinephelus moara isolate mb chromosome 16, YSFRI_EMoa_1.0, whole genome shotgun sequence genome encodes:
- the LOC126402587 gene encoding E3 SUMO-protein ligase ZBED1-like has translation MKAEEFIKCMQVLYTSTLCVSSEKSPTCSQIIPILTKLEAHFRQCDEDTGFTSSIKQKVWGNLQNRYQDENLQKFLKEATLMDPRFKGRLDEGEAADVWDRLEKAAVANATAAVAQPPIECPQADCEVDVDQMDKPEKRPRKVQKSALEKLFEDEDRELLQAASQTASGPSITEQVQKELDIYKGLPAIPSGQDPVAWWWGKRDTLPNLSALSDMYFCVPASSTPSERVFSCAGHTISQERCRISPEKANMVIFLQKNC, from the exons ATGAAGGCAGAGGAGTTTATCAAGTGCATGCAAGTCCTGTACACATCAACCCTGTGTGTGTCAAGTGAGAAGTCTCCCACATGCAGCCAAATCATCCCCATCCTGACCAAGCTGGAGGCACACTTCAGGCAATGTGATGAAGACACTGGTTTCACCTCCTCAATAAAACAGAAGGTCTGGGGTAATCTGCAGAACAGATACCAG GATGAAAACCTTCAGAAGTTTCTGAAGGAGGCCACACTGATGGACCCACGTTTTAAAGGCAGGCTAGATGAGGGTGAGGCTGCTGACGTCTGGGACAGGTTGGAGAAGGCAGCAGTGGCAAATGCCACAGCAGCAGTTGCACAG CCTCCTATAGAGTGCCCTCAGGCAGACTGTGAGGTTGATGTCGATCAGATGGACAAGCCAGAAAAACGT ccAAGAAAGGTCCAGAAGTCGGCCTTGGAAAAGCTGTTTGAGGATGAGGACAGAGAGCTTCTCCAGGCAGCTTCTCAAACAGCCAGTGGCCCCTCCATCACAGAGCAGGTGCAGAAGGAGCTGGACATTTACAAAGGTCTGCCTGCAATTCCTTCTGGACAAGACCCTGTGGCCTGGTGGTGGGGTAAGAGGGATACTCTCCCCAATTTATCTGCCCTATCAGATATGTACTTCTGTGTCCCAGCCTCATCAACGCCTTCCGAAAGGGTTTTCTCTTGTGCTGGGCATACCATCAGCCAAGAGCGATGCCGCATATCACCAGAAAAGGCTAACATGGTCATCTTTTTGCAAAAAAACTGCTGA